A genomic region of Salvelinus alpinus chromosome 12, SLU_Salpinus.1, whole genome shotgun sequence contains the following coding sequences:
- the LOC139535593 gene encoding tumor protein p53-inducible nuclear protein 2-like: MFRRLTSLFFGREDIPTDQRTSKPAEMLEEGWFLVNNQEAVNEVSLVEEPVVDCANTSIYRCPSNLTVTEESEPISETDVRMSEPELPVQRSASSPSRIIRESVSMAGQLAKVTQVARVQRAQTRGDRRHLTRSCIQRQNSVCLRTQRHSSHTTYLQQPGHRNFSH, encoded by the exons ATGTTCCGAAGGCTCACCAGTCTGTTTTTTGGACGAGAGGACATCCCTACAGACCAGAGGACATCCAAGCCTGCGGAAATGCTTGAGGAAGGGTGGTTTCTGGTAAACAATCAAG AAGCTGTCAATGAAGTGAGCTTAGTGGAGGAGCCAGTGGTGGACTGTGCCAATACGTCTATCTACAGATGTCCCTCCAACCTAACTGTCACTGAGGAGAGTGAACCCATCTCAGAAACTGACGTCAG GATGTCAGAACCAGAGCTCCCAGTCCAAAGAAGCGCCTCCAGCCCCAGCCGAATCATTCGTGAATCAGTGTCCATGGCTGGACAGCTGGCTAAGGTCACGCAGGTGGCCCGTGTCCAGAGGGCTCAGACCCGGGGGGACCGCCGCCACCTCACACGGAGCTGCATCCAGCGGCAGAACAGTGTCTGCCTGAGAACTCAGCGCCACTCTTCCCACACAACCTACCTCCAACAGCCAGGACACCGCAACTTCAGCCACTGA
- the LOC139535594 gene encoding protein snail homolog Sna-like has protein sequence MPRSFLVKKYFANKKPNYSELECQNATSLERYPLAELPAGDNNSAATCYTTGLVWDVSFLPALYVPTSPTDASPTPGPLDLSSPSSLSSSASSSGEEDEGRTSDPPSPEPTDTYHPPQRPKRTGIKSHGALTEDERVAPVTAARPAFFCKHCPKEYTSLGALKMHIRSHTLPCVCPTCGKAFSRPWLLRGHIRTHTGERPFSCQHCNRAFADRSNLRAHLQTHAEVKKYQCGVCSRTFSRMSLLQKHSAVSCSTSSTA, from the exons ATGCCTCGTTCTTTCTTGGTCAAAAAGTATTTCGCCAATAAAAAACCCAACTATAGTGAACTGGAGTGTCAAAATG CCACCTCGCTGGAGAGGTACCCACTAGCTGAGCTTCCAGCAGGGGACAATAACTCAGCTGCCACCTGTTACACAACAGGACTGGTATGGGACGTGAGCTTCCTTCCAGCCCTCTACGTCCCCACATCCCCCACTGATGCCTCTCCCACCCCTGGTCCCCTGGACCTCAGCTCCCCATCTAGCCTCAGCAGCAGTGCCAGTAGcagtggagaggaggatgaggggcgCACCTCTGACCCACCCAGCCCTGAGCCCACAGACACCTACCACCCCCCCCAGCGCCCCAAACGCACAGGCATCAAGAGCCATGGGGCCCTGACCGAGGACGAGAGAGTGGCCCCAGTCACTGCAGCAAGGCCAGCCTTCTTCTGCAAGCACTGCCCTAAAGAGTACACCAGCCTGGGGGCTCTGAAGATGCATATCCGCTCGCACACACTACCCTGTGTCTGCCCCACCTGCGGAAAGGCCTTCTCCAGGCCCTGGCTGCTGCGCGGCCACATTcgcacacacacag GTGAGCGGCCATTCTCCTGCCAACACTGTAACCGTGCCTTCGCCGACCGCTCCAACCTGCGGGCGCACCTGCAGACCCACGCTGAGGTGAAGAAGTACCAGTGTGGCGTGTGTTCTCGTACCTTCAGCCGCATGTCCCTCCTCCAGAAACACAGCGCAGTCAGCTGCTCCACCTCCTCCACAGCATGA